In Erigeron canadensis isolate Cc75 chromosome 1, C_canadensis_v1, whole genome shotgun sequence, a single window of DNA contains:
- the LOC122610491 gene encoding uncharacterized protein YKR070W, which produces MKFHMNSIRTVSRVLRNRSPSLQLHSNHVLTAQLHSSSKQTNRGGSFGIAFDIDGVILRGHTPIGDSPKALRRLYHDSGSLKIPYLFLTNGGGIPESRRASDLSQILGVNIDPIQVVQGHSPFKNLLKRYENELVVATGKGEPAVVMCEYGFKKAISLDEYASYFNNIDPLSPYKLWTTKQPCNEQRSSSESVPSFVVASERVKAAFVVSDPVDWSRDIQVLCDILRSGGLPGEKSDHQPHMYFAADDLEYQAVFPSERLGMGAFRIALESIFNRIHHKPLEYTSFGKPNPSVFKNAESILKQLQPLTNDGDLNEDNKDMKLNHFETLYMIGDNPSVDIKGARQAGYPWFSILTRTGVFRGKENHTEYPADQVVDTVEEAVEFILQREGNA; this is translated from the exons ATGAAATTCCATATGAATAGTATCCGTACTGTTTCCAGGGTTTTAAGAAACAGATCTCCATCACTTCAATTGCATAGTAACCATGTCTTAACAGCTCAGCTTCATTCATCAAG CAAACAAACAAACAGGGGTGGTTCATTTGGAATAGCATTTgatatagatggtgttatactCCGTGGCCATACTCCcattggcgattccccgaaagCGTTGAGACGATTGTATCATGATTCTG GTAGTCTGAAGATCCCTTATCTGTTTCTGACAAATG GAGGAGGTATTCCTGAATCCAGGCGAGCTTCGGATTTAAGTCAGATACTTGGAGTAAATATCGACCCCATTCAG GTAGTACAGGGTCACTCGCCTTTCAAGAACTTGCTGAAGAG GTATGAAAATGAATTGGTTGTTGCCACTGGTAAAGGGGAGCCTGCAGTGGTAATGTGCGAGTATGGTTTCAA AAAAGCCATCTCATTGGATGAGTATGCATCTTACTTCAATAACATTGATCCCCTATCACCATACAAACTCTGGACCACAAAACAACCCTGTAATGAGCAAAGAAGCTCCAGTGAGTCAGTCCCAAGTTTTGTTGTGGCTTCTGAAAGAGTTAAAGCAGCTTTTGTTGTTAGCGATCCTGTTGACTGGAGTAGAGATATTCag GTTCTTTGTGACATTTTGAGGTCGGGTGGTCTTCCAGGAGAAAAGTCTGATCATCAACCACATATGTATTTTGCAGCTGATGATCTTGAATATCAG GCTGTGTTTCCTTCTGAGCGTCTTGGCATGGGGGCTTTCAGGATTGCTTTAGAAAGTATCTTTAACAG GATTCACCACAAGCCATTGGAGTATACCTCATTTGGGAAACCAAATCCTTCTGTGTTCAAGAATGCAGAATCCATATTGAAGCAACTTCAACCACTGACAAATGATGGTGATCTCAATGAAGATAATAAAGACATGAAATTAAACCATTTTGAAACCCTATACATGATTGGGGACAATCCTTCAGTTGACATCAAGGGCGCAAGACAG GCCGGATATCCTTGGTTTTCTATATTGACAAGAACAGGTGTTTTTCGAGGAAAAGAGAACCACACAGAGTATCCTGCTGATCAG GTTGTTGACACAGTAGAAGAAGCTGTGGAATTTATTTTGCAAAGGGAGGGTAATGCTTAG